The Blattabacterium cuenoti genome includes the window ATTGACTTCCACCAAAATTCTTTTATATTATTTTTTAGCTCCACTCCATGTGGTCCATAATCATAAATAGCATTTAATCCTCCATAAATTTCGCTAGAAGGAAAAATAAAACCATAAACCTTTGCATGAGAAATTAAAAAATCAAAAAAATAACTACACTTTTTCATATTGATAAATAATACTTTTCCAAATCTAATGCAGCCATACATCCAGTTCCAGCAGAAGTAATAGCCTGTTGATAATCAGGATCTTGTACATCTCCTGCAGCAAACACTCCAGGTTTACTAGTTATAGTTTTTCCTTTTTGAACAATAATATATCCTTTTTCATTTAAATCTAATTCATTTTTAAAAATATCTGTATTAGGAATATGACCAATTGCGATAAATAAACCACTAACTAAAATAGTTCTGTTAGTTTCGTTTTTTTGGTTAAAAATTTTAATACCTTCCAAAAAATCATTTCCAATAATTTCTGTAACATTAGAATAAAATAAAATATTGATATTTTTTTTTTTTGAAATACGATTTTGCAAAATTTTAGATGCTTTAAAATAATTTTTTCTAACTATTAAATATACTTTTCTGCAAATTTTTGCTAAAAAATTTACTTCTTCTAAAGCCGAATCTCCGCCTCCTATCACTGCTACATCTTTTTCTTTATGAAAAAAACCATCACAAGTAGCACAAAAAGAAACTCCTAATCCCATGAATTTTTTTTCCTTATTAATTCCTAGAAATTTAGGATGAGAACCTGTAGCTATAATCAGTCCTCTACTTTCTATACATTCTTTATTCTCAAAAAAAATTTTATGAATTCCTCCTTTTTTATTGGACAGAATAACACGATTTACTGATTGATTAATAATTTTAGTATTAAAACGTTCTGCTTGCTTTCTACAATTATTCATTAAATCATTTCCATTCACCCCTTCA containing:
- the trxB gene encoding thioredoxin-disulfide reductase produces the protein MLFKKKQIQDCVIIGSGPAGYSAAIYAARANMSPILFTGFQPGGQLTTTTDVDNYLGFPEGVNGNDLMNNCRKQAERFNTKIINQSVNRVILSNKKGGIHKIFFENKECIESRGLIIATGSHPKFLGINKEKKFMGLGVSFCATCDGFFHKEKDVAVIGGGDSALEEVNFLAKICRKVYLIVRKNYFKASKILQNRISKKKNINILFYSNVTEIIGNDFLEGIKIFNQKNETNRTILVSGLFIAIGHIPNTDIFKNELDLNEKGYIIVQKGKTITSKPGVFAAGDVQDPDYQQAITSAGTGCMAALDLEKYYLSI